GATTTGGCATAATTTCTACTTTTTATTGTTTCTATTTTTTTAACTGAGAATACCGCTTAGGATACCACAGAGTTTAAAGTTATAATACTTAAATATCCTGCTTCTGAAGAAGCTGTACTTTTTCATATTGCTCTTCAATCAATCATCTTCAATAAGCTGTCCACTGCTTTCTCAGCAAAGGCTTGATCATTGATATGGAATGGCAATTTGACAAAAGGGATTTCAGATTTCAAGTTATCTTGGATAGAAATTGAAAGTGCCTCGTTTGATTTTACGTTTTCAAAGACATTTCCTTTAGCATCTATCTGCGAAAGACCTTTTTCAGGAAAAAGAACAGCTACTTGTCCAAAACTTTGATTTAGTTTTTGGGCCAATATCTTTCCTAACTCTCTATTCTCCTCTTCATTTGTGCGCATCAAGGTGACGGTTGGCACCCAGCTATAAAAATGCCTGTTTTTATATTTTTCCGGCACGGAATCCATGGTACCAAAATTGACCATATCCATACACCCTGGAACAACTACTTGTGGAATTCCCATTTTACCTGCAGCCTCAAGTCTGTTGGGACCGGCGCTACAAATTCCTTCACATAGTTCATCTGCCAATTCAGTAGTGGTTATGTCCAAAATTCCTGCGAAACATCCCTCTAAAGTTAAACTTTCCATGGCTTTTCCACCAGGGCCATTGGCATGAAAAGCCATCACCTCAAAGCCTTGAGCTTCAAGTAACTTCGTACAATGATCTACGCAAACGCTGGTATTTCCAAACATACTGACTGCAATACGTTTTGTTTGATTTGGGATATTATCATTTGTTACCCTCGTCATGGCCACAAGTGCCGCTGCAGCTTGTTGAATAATGGGTTTAATGATACTGTTTAGTGCGGCGACATCTACCACAGATGGCATCAGTAGCACATCTTTGACTCCAACCAAATCGGAGAGATCTTTACTGGCCAAAGTTGAAATACAAATTTTTGGAAGTCCTAAAGGCAATGACTGGATAGATTTCAGCATCACATATGTTCCACTACCTCCTCCCATGCCGATAATGGCATCAAATTGCTTTTCCTTGTAAAGTTTAAGAAGAACTTTTTCTGCCCCACGTCCCATTACCTCCATGGCATACCCACGATCGTTTTTCTGTCGGATATTCGCCAGTTCTTCTCCCGCTTCCCTACAAATTTCTTCCGATTCAATGGATACTGGAAACAACTTTGTCGTGCCCATGACTCCCACATTTGCTGTCAAAACCTCGGCTCCATCAGCAATTAAACAGTCTCTTAAAAATGAGAATATTTCGCCTTTGGTATCAAAACAGCCAAGTATTAATATTTGTGGTTTTTGGGTCATGGTACTAGCTATATTGTCTTTTCACTTGGTTTCTATCTTTACATATCCTAAATGGTGGTGGTCTCTGAGATCTGCTTGTCGGCACGGCAGGCAGTAGACTTCTCAGTCATCTTTCCTTCGAAATGACCCTTTCACCATCTCAGTTCAATTCAAGAAATTTAAAGCTTCCTTCCTTCACTTTCAAAACATCAGCTTCTTTTCCGTTTTTCACAAATTCCAGTTCTATAAGAGCAGTTTTTCTTGGTGATACGTTTTCATCCGAATTGTGGGTGTGGAGGACATATTTCATTTTGCCCTTGGCATCTATAAAATAATCCCCGTGTCCAGATCCATTGATTCCTGCATCGGACTTGTCAAAAATTGGATTTGTAGGGCTTTTCTTCCAAGGTCCCAAAGGGCTTTCACTTACTGCATAGCCCACTGCATAGTCTGGATTTCTAAAATCATTGGCAGAGTAGATGAAGTAATAAAGCCCTTTATGTTTGATGATCGAGGGTCCTTCCGAAACGGTCCATTCCACATTTTGAGTGTTTTCCCAAGGTTCCTCCGCATGAAAACAATACGTCAAAGTTTCTTCTTTGATGCCAGAAAAATCATCTTCCATTTCTGCTACAAACAATCGGTTTCCTTCTGTAAGGCGAACATGATACAGATACTTTTTACCACCCTCGTCAATGAAAATATAGGGGTCAATCTGCTTTACAGGAGCTTCAAGGTCTTTGATTTCAGCTTGAGTAAAAGGTCCCAATGGACTATCTGAGCTTGCGATTGCAATATGTTCATTGGCTGTGTAAGCCATGTAGAATTTCCCTTCATATTCAAAAACCTGAGGAGCCCAAAACCCGATATCTCCATAAGATTCTCCTTTTTTGAGTGCATAACCCTCGTTTTTCTCAGAGCGCTTCCAAGCTTTTAGATTTTTGGAAACGTAAACTTCGAAACCCAGATTCTTATCATTTCCGCTGGTACCATAGAGATAGTAGGTGCCATCATGATAGAAAATCGTGGGGTCTGCCAGTAGGATGGGGTTTTTCTCAGGTACAGACAAAAAGCTCAAGCTAAACCAAAATGCTGTGATTAGAATAGGAGTGATGTTCATGGTTTAATAGGTTAAAAGGTTTCTTAGACCTAAGTCTTTAACTCACAGACCAGGGAAGGTATACTCAGGCTGAGCGAAGTCTCATTAATTCCTAAACTGCTCCTTATAAAAGGCCAATCCCTCGCTTGCCAATTCGTCTGCACTATTTGCCAAAGGTCTCCAAATGCAAGTGGCTTTGGCCATTTCCTTGGATACCGCACCGAAGGTTTCAATTACCATCGCTCCTTCGTATCCTATTTCTTCCAAAGCTTCTTTGATTTCATTCCAAGCCAGATTTCCAGTCCCTGGCGTGCCTCGATCACTTTCATTTCCCTGAACATGACAAAGCAATTCCTTCCCAACTTTCCGAATTGAAACAGCAATGTTTTTCTCTTCTATATTATTGTGGAAGGTGTCAAGTTGAATTTTTAAAAAGGGAGAATCTACAGCTTTCACGATTTCCAAGGCTTGGTCCACCGTATTGACCATGTCACTTTCGAAGCGGTTTAGTGGTTCCAAACCTAAGGTGATTCCAAATTCTTCTGCTGTAATGCAGGCCTTTTTCAGGTTATCCACACACCAGTCAAACTCTTGCTTTTTCTGCTCGGGAGAGATAGAGCGTAGTTTTCCAACAGCAGAATATAATGGACCTCCAAATAGAGGACTGCCCATTTTAGCTGCGATTTTGATGGAATCCTGGATGTATTTTAGCCCATTTGCGCGGATGGCAGGATCCTCACTGGAGATATCCCGATCTGCTCCAAATGCACCACTGATGCTGACTTTTAGCCCGACTTCATCTGTTAGTTTTTTTAATTCATCCCAATCCACTAAATCCTTGTTTTCCACAGGAACTTCGATGATATCAAATCCCATCTCTTTTACCTTGTGGACTAGGTCAAAAGAATGGGTATCGAAAGGCGATACCCATAAAAATGTACTTACTCCAAATTTCATTTTTGATTAGTCAAAAGTTGGAACCTGAATTCTCTCTCCACCTTTCATGGCAGATTCATGTGCACAAATACCAGCACAGGTATAATTGGCAGCAATCGCAGCATCTACTGCCGAATCACGTCCTTCTATTATCGCCGCAACGAACTCCTGCACCAAATGTGGGTGCGAGCCACCATGACCAGCTCCTTGAAGGAAAGACACGTGATTTGGATCGTCTATCGTTTGTCTTTTTGTGAAATGTTTGATTGGTTCTATCAGTAACTCATCTGTATCTGGTACATCAATTCTTCTGGCATTTTCTCCTCCGTCAAAAATCACGTGGCTTTCATCTTCCAATTGCTCCCATTCAAAGGACATTTTGGTACCATAGACATCATAAGACTCACGATATTGGCGTACCACATCAAATAAGGAACGTGTTGCCTCAGCGATCACATCTGAATTTTTCAAGGTGAAAGTAGCTGTTTCCATCGCAAATGGAGATCCATGTCTGCTTGCTAAATCCTCGCTCAAGCGACCTGAACCATGACAGACAACCGTTTCTGCTTTGGTGTTATTGATTCTCAAAAGAGGAGAAATGGCGTGGGTTCCATTGAGCATAGGCGGGAATCCTTTCCAATATTCATCCCATCCTGGCATACTCATGTCCTGTATATGCGAACCTCTAACCATTTGGATTTTTCCTAATTGACCTGTTTCAGCTAGCTTCAATCCATATAAAAATTCACGGGTATAAAGTGCCGTTTCCATCATCATATAGACCTTTCCGGATTTTCTCTTAGCGTCGACGATGGCTGCACAATCCTCTTTAGTCATTGCCATAGGAATGGTGCAAGCAGTATGTTTATTGGCATTCAGTGAAGCCAAAGTCATTCTGGCGTGATCAGGTACTGGAGTCACAATATGAATAGCATCTACATCATCACGCTTTGGTACATCATCAAAATTGGTGAAGCAAAGATCTCGATCTAGGTTAAACTTGGTAGCCAATTCGTCAATAGTCTTAGGGTTTCTGGTACAGATTCCGACTTTTTTGATGTTTGGATGTGCTTGATAAATAGGGATGAATTCTTTGCCGAAGCCAAGTCCGACTATTACTACCGTGATTTGTTTTTGACTCATTTGAATATACTTTAGGTTCTTGATTTATTGTTTAAAAAGGAAGGTTCAATAGGTTTGAGAGTTTTCACTACTCATTAAATATTATTCTGGTCTTTGTAGTCTGGCGTACCGGCAGGGCAGGCACAGACGGTGGACCTCATATGTTGAGAGAATTATTTAGCTGCCCATTTTACTGCGTTTCGGATTAAAGTCTTGTAAGCTTCCAATTCATGTGAAGCTGCATCATGACCCAGTGCGATTCCGACGATTTTCGCATGCGCATGCTTGACAATGTAAATGGATGGGAAAGCTTCATTTCCTTCCGTGCTGGCATTGGCTAATACCTCTATTCCAGGTCCTTCTGGATCCACTTTTTGATAATATAATTCATCATCTAATGAGAAGTGCGCAGGAAGACCTTTAGTCACTGGGTGCTTTACATCCGTCAAGTCAACATTGAAATTTCCATATCGATCATGTCCTCTGGATCCACCACTGACTAGCTCTTTATTATATTCAGGCCAGTCTCTCCAGCTATACCACATACCTGCATGCGCGATAATGATTCCTTTGCCAGCATCTGCAAAAGCAAAAATTGCTTCTCGGGTGGCAATGTCATTGATAGGCTTGTTGTTTGATAGAAAAAGGACGTCAATGGTATCTAGATAATCTTTGATGTTATCTGTGTCTTCGGTGTAAGTGACTTCTGCCAAGCCTTTACTTTCTAAGGTTGCAGCATCCACTTCTTTGTACCATTTTTCGAAATCGTGGGAAGCATTTCCACCAACGATAAGTACCTTAATAGGCTTTTTGATTGGGTTTGGCTCAGCCGACAGATTCATCAATAATCCAAAAGTCAGGATGAGGGATAAGCTTAACTTGACAAGTCCTTTTAAATTAACTCTACGAGTTGTTTTCAT
Above is a window of Algoriphagus machipongonensis DNA encoding:
- a CDS encoding Tm-1-like ATP-binding domain-containing protein gives rise to the protein MTQKPQILILGCFDTKGEIFSFLRDCLIADGAEVLTANVGVMGTTKLFPVSIESEEICREAGEELANIRQKNDRGYAMEVMGRGAEKVLLKLYKEKQFDAIIGMGGGSGTYVMLKSIQSLPLGLPKICISTLASKDLSDLVGVKDVLLMPSVVDVAALNSIIKPIIQQAAAALVAMTRVTNDNIPNQTKRIAVSMFGNTSVCVDHCTKLLEAQGFEVMAFHANGPGGKAMESLTLEGCFAGILDITTTELADELCEGICSAGPNRLEAAGKMGIPQVVVPGCMDMVNFGTMDSVPEKYKNRHFYSWVPTVTLMRTNEEENRELGKILAQKLNQSFGQVAVLFPEKGLSQIDAKGNVFENVKSNEALSISIQDNLKSEIPFVKLPFHINDQAFAEKAVDSLLKMID
- a CDS encoding glycoside hydrolase family 43 protein; this encodes MNITPILITAFWFSLSFLSVPEKNPILLADPTIFYHDGTYYLYGTSGNDKNLGFEVYVSKNLKAWKRSEKNEGYALKKGESYGDIGFWAPQVFEYEGKFYMAYTANEHIAIASSDSPLGPFTQAEIKDLEAPVKQIDPYIFIDEGGKKYLYHVRLTEGNRLFVAEMEDDFSGIKEETLTYCFHAEEPWENTQNVEWTVSEGPSIIKHKGLYYFIYSANDFRNPDYAVGYAVSESPLGPWKKSPTNPIFDKSDAGINGSGHGDYFIDAKGKMKYVLHTHNSDENVSPRKTALIELEFVKNGKEADVLKVKEGSFKFLELN
- a CDS encoding sugar phosphate isomerase/epimerase family protein — translated: MKFGVSTFLWVSPFDTHSFDLVHKVKEMGFDIIEVPVENKDLVDWDELKKLTDEVGLKVSISGAFGADRDISSEDPAIRANGLKYIQDSIKIAAKMGSPLFGGPLYSAVGKLRSISPEQKKQEFDWCVDNLKKACITAEEFGITLGLEPLNRFESDMVNTVDQALEIVKAVDSPFLKIQLDTFHNNIEEKNIAVSIRKVGKELLCHVQGNESDRGTPGTGNLAWNEIKEALEEIGYEGAMVIETFGAVSKEMAKATCIWRPLANSADELASEGLAFYKEQFRN
- a CDS encoding Gfo/Idh/MocA family protein, which translates into the protein MSQKQITVVIVGLGFGKEFIPIYQAHPNIKKVGICTRNPKTIDELATKFNLDRDLCFTNFDDVPKRDDVDAIHIVTPVPDHARMTLASLNANKHTACTIPMAMTKEDCAAIVDAKRKSGKVYMMMETALYTREFLYGLKLAETGQLGKIQMVRGSHIQDMSMPGWDEYWKGFPPMLNGTHAISPLLRINNTKAETVVCHGSGRLSEDLASRHGSPFAMETATFTLKNSDVIAEATRSLFDVVRQYRESYDVYGTKMSFEWEQLEDESHVIFDGGENARRIDVPDTDELLIEPIKHFTKRQTIDDPNHVSFLQGAGHGGSHPHLVQEFVAAIIEGRDSAVDAAIAANYTCAGICAHESAMKGGERIQVPTFD
- a CDS encoding ThuA domain-containing protein, translating into MKTTRRVNLKGLVKLSLSLILTFGLLMNLSAEPNPIKKPIKVLIVGGNASHDFEKWYKEVDAATLESKGLAEVTYTEDTDNIKDYLDTIDVLFLSNNKPINDIATREAIFAFADAGKGIIIAHAGMWYSWRDWPEYNKELVSGGSRGHDRYGNFNVDLTDVKHPVTKGLPAHFSLDDELYYQKVDPEGPGIEVLANASTEGNEAFPSIYIVKHAHAKIVGIALGHDAASHELEAYKTLIRNAVKWAAK